From the genome of Pseudoliparis swirei isolate HS2019 ecotype Mariana Trench chromosome 1, NWPU_hadal_v1, whole genome shotgun sequence:
AACCTGCAGTCGGTGTTCGCGGCGCTGGTGGTGCTGGACATCATGATCCCCCTGTGGGGGCTGATGATCGAGCTGCCGGCCGACGTGCGCCACACGGTGGCCGTGTTCTCGGGCGCGGCGCTGGCGCTCAACACGGCCGTGTGCCTGGCGCTGCGCCTCAAGTGGTTCTACTACTCGTGCCGCTACGTGTACCTGCTGGTGCGCCACATGTACCGCATCTAcgggctgcagctgctgctggaggacacgTGGAAGAGGATCCGCTTCCCCGACGTGCTGCGCGTGTTCTGGCTGACCCGGGTCACCGCGCAGGCGCTGATCCTGGTGTACGTGGTGCGCGCCGTGCGGCGGGAGAGCGGAGACGCCACGGGCGGCGGCGCCGACTCGCAGGTGAGATCAGAACCGGCCGTCCGCGTGTTGTGTAATGAGCCCTGGGAGGCGTACTGacgggtctgggtcctggtttGGGTCCCCGTGGCGGTCCAGGACTTCCTGCTCAGCTGGGACGTGTTCTGGGACCTCGCCAGTAACCTCGTCATCTCCGGCTGCGACTCCACGCTCACCGTGCTCGGGATGAGCGCCGTCATCTCCTCGCTGGCGCACTACCTCGGCCTCAGCATCCTGGCCTTCATCGGtacgcgcgtgtgtgcgtgtgtgtgtgtgagagactgtgtgtgtgtgtgtgtgtgtgtgtgtgtgtgagagactgtgtgtgagagactgtgtgtgtgtgtgagactgtgtgtgtgtgtgtgtgagagactgtgtgtgtgggtgtgagagactgtgtgtctgtgtgtgagtgagagagagactgtgtgagtgtgtgtgaaagagagtgtgtgtgtgtgactgtgtaactgtttgtgtgtgtgtgtgtgtgagactgtgtgtaaCTATTTGTGTGAGCCTGTATGTGtgtaactctgtgtgtgtgtttgtgtgtgactgtttaactgtgtgtttgtgtaactgtgtgtgtgtgtgtgtgtgtgtgtttgtgtgtgactgtgtgtaacCACCTCTCTTGTAACACATCCTCTCGTTGCCTCAGGCTCCACTGAGGAAGAGGATAAGCGTTTAGGCTTCGTTGCTCCGGTTCTGTTCTTCATCCTGGCTCTGCAGACGGGCCTCAGCAGCCTGGACCCCGAGGAGCGCCTGGTgggcacacagtcacacacacacacacacagacacacagtcacacagtcacacacacacagacacacagtcacagtcacacacacacacgcacacacagtcacacacacagacacacttctaATCGGCATTAGGCTCGTCTTAAGTCGAtggggcgttcagggaccttcGTTGACCGGAGCTTTCCTCTCTCAGGTGCGCCTGAGCCGTAACATGTGCCTCCTGCTGACGGCCATCTTGCACTTCGTCCACGGCATGACGGACCCGGTGCTGATGTCCCTGAGTGCGTCCCACGTGGCGTCCGTGCGGCGCCACGTCCCCGTGCTGCTGGTGTCCGCCGCGCTCTTCCTGCTGCCTGTGGCGCTAAGCCACGCCCTCTGGCACCACTACGCCCTCAACACCTGGCTGTTCGCCGTCACCGCCTTCTGCGTGGAGCTGTGCCTCAAGGTGAGCCTCGGGGTGGAGGCGTgtacaggaagtagaggcgtgtacaggaagtagaggtgTGTACAGGAAGTGTAGTCGTGTACAGGAAGTGTAGGCGTGTACAGGAAGTGTAGTTGTGTCCAGGAAGTGTAGTCGTGTCCAGGAAGTGTAgtcgtgaacaggaagtggtgtgTCCAGGAAGTGCAGTTGTGTCCAGGAAGTGTAGTCATGCACAGGAAGTGTAGtcgtgaacaggaagtgtaGTCGTTTACAGGAAGTGTAGTCGTGTACAGGAAGTGTAGTCGTGCCCAGGAAGTGTAGTCGTGTCCAGGAAGTGTAGTCGTGTCCAGGAAGTGTAGtcgtgaacaggaagtgtagttgtgaacaggaagtgtcgtggtgaacaggaagtgtcgtggtgaacaggaagtgtagtcgtgaacaggaagtgttgtggtgaacaggaagtgttgtggtgaacaggaagtgtagtcgtgaacaggaagtgtaGTCGTGTCCAGGAAGTGTTGtggtgaacaggaagtgttgtgaacaggaagtgttgTGGTGTCCAGGAAGTGCAGTCGTGTCCAGGAAGTGTAGTCGTGTCCAGGAAGTGTCGTCGTGTCCAGGAAGTGTTGTGTCCAGGAAGTGCAGTCGTGTCCAGGAAGTGTAGTtgtgaacaggaagtgttgtggtgaacaggaagtgtaGTCGTGTCCAGGAAGTGTCGTCGTGTCCAGGAAGTGTAGtcgtgaacaggaagtgttgTGTCCAGGAAGTGTAGtcgtgaacaggaagtgtaGTCGTGTCCAGGAAGTGTTGTGTCCAGGAAGTGCAGTCGTGTCCAGGAAGTGTAGTtgtgaacaggaagtgttgtggtgaacaggaagtgtaGTCGTGTCCAGGAAGTGTAGTtgtgaacaggaagtgttgtggtgaacaggaagtgtaGTCGTGAACAGGAAGTGTCGTGTCCAGGAAGTGTAGtcgtgaacaggaagtgtaGTCGTGAACAGGAAGTGTCGTCGTGTCCAGGAAGTGTAGTCGTGAACATGAAGTGTTGTGTCCAGGAAGTGTCGTCGTGTCCAGGAAGTGTAGTCGTGAACATGAAGTGTTGTGTCCAGGAAGTGCAGTCGTGTCCAGGAAGTGCAGtcgtgaacaggaagtgtaGTCGTGTCCAGGAAGTGTAGTTGTGTCCAGGAAGTgtagtgaacaggaagtgtggTGGTGAACAGGAAGTGCAGTCGTGTCCAGGAAGTGTAGTTGTGTCCAGGAAGTgtagtgaacaggaagtgtggTGGTGAACAGGAAGTTGGTGAACAGGAAGTGCCCCCCCAGGTGGTGGTGTCCCTGTTGGTGTACGGGCTCTTCATGGCGGACGGGCTCTCCGGCGCCCTGTGGGAGAATCTGGACGACTACGTGTACTACGTGCGCTCGGCGGGCAACGTGGTGGAGTTCCTGTTCGGCGTGGTGATGTTCGGCAACGGCGCCTACACCATGGCGTTCGAGTCGGGCAGTAAGATCCGCGCCTGCATGATGTGCCTCCACGCCTACTTCAACATCTACCTGCAGGCGCGCAACGGCTGGAAGACGTTCACCAACCGGCGCACGGCGGTGCAGAAGATCAACGCGCTGCCCGAGGTGCGCGGCGCCCGGCTGGCGCGCGTGGAGGACGTGTGCGCCATCTGCTACCAGGAGTTCTCGGCGTCGGCGCGCGTCACGCCGTGCCGACACTACTTCCACGCGCTGTGCCTGCGCAAGTGGCTGTACATCCAGGACACGTGTCCCATGTGCCACCAGCGCGTGTACGTGGAGGACGGGGGGCGCGGCCGGGCGCCGTTCTCCAACGACGACGACGCCGACGAGCCGCCGCCGGGGGCGGGCGAGCtcggcgaggcggcggcggacggggcggcgggcggcggccgCGCGATGGCGGGggcgggaggaggcggagctcccgGGGAGCCGGACAACGATCTGCTGGAGGACAACGACAGCATCGAGTACGACGAAGACGAGTGGGGCGCGAACAACGGCAGCACGCCGCTGGAGGAAGAGTACATCAACGACGACACGGACTCCACCGAGGACGCCTGAACTATTATATACAGTTATtatgaaaacaacaacgtgtgtgtgtgaattattGGAGATCCTGataaaaatttatttattttcacatcaCTAAGTTAATTATCTGATTCTCTGCaacatgcataaataaatatttatatatattaattaatatatacatacatttatatttatatataaatatttatacatacaaattaatatatacatttatttgtatgtatatatatatatttatcaatacaaattaatatatatgaaatactatatatttaattaatatatatatttaattaatagaTTTTAATATAGATAAATACGTTGCACAGTTTGAAGTGAGCTgtggaaatatattttttgtttcagaGAAAAGAAGCAACACTTTTCATCACGTTCGcggccccagtgtgtgtgtgtgtgtgtgtgtgagactgagcTTCAGGTTTCTTGGAGTCTTTCAGAAAGTTTAGTTTGCttccgtttttaaaacttcTCCATCAATACGTTCCTCTCcagctgttgtttttgtttttttgcctcCTATTCCCGCTCGCCGTCGTCGTGGCGACTCGCCGAGCGGAGGGATTCTGCTGCGGTGAGTTGAGAGGAAGAAGCTGTCCTGTACGTCACTGAATACCTCGCTCCGGTCTCCTGTGCGACCTCGCCTACGCCGTGTATGTTCTGTTCACGCCATGCACACGcccgccagcagggggcgagggCCGCACGCCACGCTGACGCACACGcccgccagcagggggcgagggCCGCACGCCTTCGCCTAAATCGGTGTTCGGCTACGCTCTCCAGAAACGGCCAAAACGTTTGTATTCATTTCTCAACGCCACAGAACGACCGTTTGAAAAGCACCACGATTATTAATCTGATTATTTAGTTTGTCGGTTGTTCGTCACGTTGATTTTTTTGGCTCCGATCTTTTCAGTAAATGCACTTTTTATTTGTTGGTGTTTCTCATCACGGCAGGAGGTGTGAAGCTCCTCCCTGAACGTCCCCTCCACTTAGATAACCGTCTCACGGagggaaatgtatttattgagcAGACACTGATCCTGAACCACTGGAAGCCCGAAAGGACCCGCCAGACCCCCCCAGGACCCCCCAGGACCTGCACCGGGTCTCCATGGTGACACTGTTTAGACTCCACAGCCTGAACGTCTTTACGGGTCTTAAGACTCTTGGTTTCATTACTGTTGTAATTGCTGAaaataaactgtaaaaaaaaaaagagggggagggggatcgAAAGTTTCTCGAGAAAGAGGCGGTTCTGATTTTTtccaatgatgatgatgaaggattTTTGGTTAATTGGTTTAGATTGTTTTCCGGaagtttttttttgaaaaaggtaaaaaaagaaagctgtTAAATTTTTgccttttgttttaaaaagagaTTCATGTAAATAAAAATCATCTTTATTATTGCACCTGGTCTGTGACACCATATTTATACCTCCTATTCAACAGTGtgattgacaacaacaacaacacactgcagttaaTAGGAAACCcatgttttcattttggggggaactgtccctttaaatttCTTGAGTACATATTTGTTACCCGGAAGTCAAATGAGGCCGCCCCTCCTTCCGGTGTGGAGATGCAGTTGCTTCGTCGGACCTGCAGATGGCGCCATTTCACAACGAATTGATTCATTACCTGCATGACTGAAAACTGAGGGAACCAGGCAGGTAAACAAGGTTTGAGTAAACTACCGATGTTATACTCAATGCTTTTgcacaatataaaaaatattacgGTACGCCATCAAAAGAAATCAGAGTTGCTGGTCATAACTTCAAGAGGTTGGAAGTTGTAATAAATGTGCATTAAGAGAagttaaatacatacatacacaaatatacttATGTATACAagtatgaatatgtgtgtgtgtacatatacatatttacaaataaatacatatacatatacacatgtatataaatacatatactaaatacacacaaatacatatgtatatataaatacatttaaagataTATACTTATCATTTGAAACATTTATTACATTTCCGATTACAtttgatgtatttttaaatgattgtatATCCTATAAAACCGTATGTATTTAGTCGTAGAAGTTGTTATTTATaacgaatatatatatgtatatacagtatgttctaaatatatatacatatgttttaaatatatatatatatatgttctaaataaataaatatatatatgttctaaataaataaaaatatatattttctttttaccctgaatataaaatatgaaaaggTGTGACCGGAAGCGgcaactcttattttgaaaagccaccGCCGGAAGCCccggtgtttttttttgtcgttTCTCAAATTCCGACTGACTTGACGCTGttggcttttttatttatttttaaaattgtacTTCTTGTTGGTCTTCAGCTCGAACTTCACGCGCCCAACTCCTCCCGCCATGCGACGGAAAAGACCCATGAAATAAACGttcaagttatttatttatttacgggACTTCTTCGCGGTCTTCGCTCCGACACAATGCTGAAGCTGTGCCTCCGGAGAGTCCTCCGACCGGTCGGGCAGAACTCACCCAGCCGCCGGCTGGGGACCCGCGAGCCGCGCGAGCCGCTCACCTCCGCCACGAGAGCCAAGGACTTCATCTACCGGCTGCAGCCGGCGGAGAGGACGTGTCTGCTGCGGCAGCTGCAGAGCTTCGAGTCCGTGGCCCTCACTCAAGGTGAGACACGCAACccgtgtgtattttattttattacatttattaaatgtattacatttattacattcattaaatatatttcattttatttatttttatgaggCAAAAGTGCCATCCCTGTTCCAGGTGACTGGCTGCTGTCGTCACTATCTGAATGAAGACTGTTGGCCCACGGAGGTCACGTGACTGGCCGCACCTGAAGAGTGGACAAGGTGTCATAATGTGTCCAAACACGTGGCTGTTGTTGGTGATGTCAGTCGGCTGTAAAATACTATGACACAGGTGTGTCATGCTTCATGTGtagagctgcattctttctcctgaccaccagggggcgactcctctggttgtatagaagtctatgcttcatgtgttaaagctgcattctttctcctgaccaccagggggcgactcctctggttgtatagaagtctatgcttcatgtgttaaagctgcattctctctcctgaccaccagggggcgactcctctggttgtatagaagtctattcttgtgttaaagcggcattctctctcctgaccaccagggggtgacgcctctggttgtatagaagtgttaaagctatttatttattttggtctttttttctttttcttcttctttttcttcctcttcctctttttgaaTCCACCGGAGCGGGCTGTGAGGGGTTGCGCTGCCGGTCGTTTCCCCTCCAGCGAGGCGGCGTTCAGAGCGTTGTGTGAGCTGGAGCAAGGAGACGCTcatcattcatttgttttaacGCCTCCTGGCAGCAACGAGCGTTGAGAAACAGAATCATATAATATTCCTACCGTCGGCGTCACTAACCCGTGAGGCTTCGTCTCGAGGAGCAAAACATCTTCTTATCTGCATCTAtacaaaacaactttaaaaaatgtttacgtACATTCACgtgttcttttcctttcctaaaTGTACAATTTGGACATTTTGTTTCAagaaaatgcaacaaaaaaagcagaatatataacatacatatatatatttataatacatatgtatatattataaatatatatatatatatattagagatgcaccgatcaggtttttggtgccgatcaccgatcactgaaatcagtatctgccgatccgataataccgatcatcgatcacggtgtcgattgaagcattctatttattgtgtagcattattgcctaggactatgaggaaatacatatataaagcacctcaaacattaaagaaattacagatttcttggaacatttaggacttttactttgaaagatgtcctaattgatacattaaaattgattgccagtgtatgtgatttcagatatgtatggaacacatctgcattattcatttcctggaactcttggggaaatctttttacaggacttttcttaacatacaaaagtctgacttatttttataaactcttccttggttcagtaaaaatgttttaatgttagcataatttaagctaaatttcagaaacgatctctaaagatacaaaatcagttcattgtttacttttatatgtaatagtgtatgatttgtcgacatcttattttgataaccggatgttgtttcacgtggttctttctgcCAACTTTATcaaaccctctttgctcccgatggaatgtgtttagcgtgagcatctctaggggctcagagcctcagacatgtgagagtcggctgagtcgacctagagattcaactcgggggacggggagccgctcggtggtgaggatcccctctgacctctgacctctctctctgcggccctcgccgggcgcatcgtctccgttgcgctgcgattgaaacgtctgatagttctcgcagattttatgtcatctgatcggccaaatTATgaatcggcgccgatcagatcggagcatccctaatatatatatatatttagaacatacatatatatattgtagctATTTATTGTGAAAACAACTTGACGTCTGCAGAGACGTTGATCCTGTGACTTCCTGCGTCGTCTTCAAGCCGTTTACGTCTTCTGGCTTCAGGAAGTCGCCCTGAGCTGTCGGCCTTTTGGGTCCCGAGCCAGAGGACCAGACTCTGTGGCTCATTTATCCTGCCAGCAGCTTCACGTCCTGGGCCTGAGTCCTGGGCCTGAGTCCTGGGCCTGAGTCCTGGGCCTGAGTCCTGGGCCTGAGTCCTGGGCCTGAGTCCTGGGCCTGAGTCCTGGGCCTGAGTCCTGGGCCTGAGTCCTGGGCCTGAGTCCTGGGCCTGAGTCCTGGGCCTGAGTCCTGGGCCTGAGTCCTGGGCCTGAGTCCTGGATGACCTCACAGCTCAGAGGGTCTTTAACCCTGATGAAGACGAAGATGAAGGTTTACATTATTAATGCTGCAGTGTCTCCTAGAAGCACCGGACGAGGCATCTGGACTGAAGGATGACTTAGTgctcggagggagggagggaggaagagaggaagagagggagggagggagggagagaaatatTCTGTTCACAGAAGTAGAACAGCAGTAGAACAGAAGTGGAACAGAAGTGGATGAAGAAGTCTGAGTTATTTTGTGTGATTTCAACATCACGAAGCAAAGTGTTGATTATGttacttttgtatttgtttattttgcagcTCAACGCTCACCAGCTGCTGACTGGTGTGCTTGAGCagctcttaaaggaacagtacacATTTATcgtgttatataaacctgcagccTTCAGATATACTTGTTCAAAGTTTCTGGCTCCGACTGAATTTCATTTCTATAAGTGGATCCACCCACAGACCACGAGAACAAAGAGGTCCCAAATACGACTGGCCCAacaatacatgtgtgtgtgtgtgtcaggtgatcAATAAAAAGCAGGAGATATTATGAGttgcatatatttaaatatgggaGGAGCTACAAATGGAAATAACCTCCTGACCTTTCCACTAGAGTGCTGCTGTCTGTTGtgaaagatgacacacacacacacacacagttatttcTGTGCTCTTGGCATCTCTCCGTCGGTTTAAAcgagcacctgaatgcaccggACACCCGGAGAGCGACTGACTCTGCAGCATTgcagttcctctctctctcttaactaCCCAGAATGCACTCTGCTCCAGTGGCCTCCCTTCTCTGGAGTCCTTAGCgagtccccttcatgtcccccccaacggcccctccccctcctgtggTCTCCGTGATGAAAGGTCAACGCGTCCCTAACGGGGTCAGGGTGGCGCCAGTCGACTCTCAGGCGTTCATGTCAAACTTctgatgttctcctcctcagggaCTCTGGAGCCGTCGCCGCCCACGGCAGACCAGACCAGATACAGTGAGACATCTGAATATTACAGcctgaaatgtattttttgtaaatatatatatgtatttataatatgtatctgtttataatatatatatacatttattataaatatatatatattatacatatatatatattgaacatatttataataatatatatatgtatgtttatgtaatTGTTTGTTTAACTTTTCCCCGTCCTCAGTCTTGTTCCACAACGCCGTTCCCTTCATCGGGTTTGGTTTCCTTGACAACGCCATCATGATCGCTGCAGTGAGTGAATTCAGAGTTTTAGTGGAAACTTATTAAGACTCTTTGTGGTGgtaaacatctctctctctctctttcagggaACGCAGATCGAGCTCTCCATCGGCGTCACTCTGGGCATCTCCACCATGGCGGGTAAGCACCATGAAGTCTTATGGATAAatgctaatatatttatatattatacgtCATATAATGAATATATTGAAGGTGTCGTGCTGCATCGACTCCACCGATTGGTTGAATGTTTaacgttctctctccatctcagcGTAGAGGcgctcctctcgtcctctacCTCGGTCTGAAAGTCGACTGGATTTATTTAATCGAtcagtttttatttcattagACCAAAGAAAGTCTTTGATACCAGAGACATGATCATCGGTCATCTCAGCATAAAGTATTAAAGTTTCTCAATAActcactttaaaaacaatgtatcCAGTACTTCGTAAAACTGATAAACTTTCATCCTTTGAAGTTTGTTTGAAGCCGTCgggagataaataaataatgtgtttgttCGTAAActcattatttaatatatatatttatttatttgtgtatactatatatatatatatttgcatatatttatatgtatatttatttatatatatattatagttattcatatatttatttatatatatgtatatttatatatttataattatttatatatatatttatatatgtatgtgtagatatatatatatataataataataacttatcTCTGTTCTGTTACTACGCCGTGAAACCCTCAGtcacttctccttctcctcattcGGTCTCCATGGAGACGAGGCTCCAATGGACCCTTCGAAGTGCAAATATGggaatgtgggggggggggggggatctgataCCTTCATCTATTCAGGCACCGCTTCATATTGGTGTCATCTTCATCATTATACAGCCTGCAGGGACTTTAATTTCTTCCTCCTGGTTGAGTCAGAGGTGGCAGatcgtttgttgttgttgttctttttcaaCTCCGATTTGAAGACGTCCATCTGGAGTCTTGGAGACATTCGGCCTCGTTGGGTTAAAACGCCTCCAAACTATGAGGAACAAAAAACACGTCTAATGGTCGTGAACAAAGAGTTTTATTTATAGATTCATAGAGTTATAGATTCATAT
Proteins encoded in this window:
- the rnf139 gene encoding E3 ubiquitin-protein ligase RNF139 isoform X1, encoding MASTHARLGQQALAVLDVALRVPCIFIIDAIFNSYYDPGSGWAGTTGKVLVRVTGVLVSSLVLLLSQKALFKFYTLLAAVLLGVTAALINYFATSHMDFYGAYYKAALGFRLLPRNGPTLWLGVAAVQLAFGVGYVFLLNLQSVFAALVVLDIMIPLWGLMIELPADVRHTVAVFSGAALALNTAVCLALRLKWFYYSCRYVYLLVRHMYRIYGLQLLLEDTWKRIRFPDVLRVFWLTRVTAQALILVYVVRAVRRESGDATGGGADSQDFLLSWDVFWDLASNLVISGCDSTLTVLGMSAVISSLAHYLGLSILAFIGSTEEEDKRLGFVAPVLFFILALQTGLSSLDPEERLVRLSRNMCLLLTAILHFVHGMTDPVLMSLSASHVASVRRHVPVLLVSAALFLLPVALSHALWHHYALNTWLFAVTAFCVELCLKVVVSLLVYGLFMADGLSGALWENLDDYVYYVRSAGNVVEFLFGVVMFGNGAYTMAFESGSKIRACMMCLHAYFNIYLQARNGWKTFTNRRTAVQKINALPEVRGARLARVEDVCAICYQEFSASARVTPCRHYFHALCLRKWLYIQDTCPMCHQRVYVEDGGRGRAPFSNDDDADEPPPGAGELGEAAADGAAGGGRAMAGAGGGGAPGEPDNDLLEDNDSIEYDEDEWGANNGSTPLEEEYINDDTDSTEDA
- the rnf139 gene encoding E3 ubiquitin-protein ligase RNF139 isoform X2, whose translation is MDFYGAYYKAALGFRLLPRNGPTLWLGVAAVQLAFGVGYVFLLNLQSVFAALVVLDIMIPLWGLMIELPADVRHTVAVFSGAALALNTAVCLALRLKWFYYSCRYVYLLVRHMYRIYGLQLLLEDTWKRIRFPDVLRVFWLTRVTAQALILVYVVRAVRRESGDATGGGADSQDFLLSWDVFWDLASNLVISGCDSTLTVLGMSAVISSLAHYLGLSILAFIGSTEEEDKRLGFVAPVLFFILALQTGLSSLDPEERLVRLSRNMCLLLTAILHFVHGMTDPVLMSLSASHVASVRRHVPVLLVSAALFLLPVALSHALWHHYALNTWLFAVTAFCVELCLKVVVSLLVYGLFMADGLSGALWENLDDYVYYVRSAGNVVEFLFGVVMFGNGAYTMAFESGSKIRACMMCLHAYFNIYLQARNGWKTFTNRRTAVQKINALPEVRGARLARVEDVCAICYQEFSASARVTPCRHYFHALCLRKWLYIQDTCPMCHQRVYVEDGGRGRAPFSNDDDADEPPPGAGELGEAAADGAAGGGRAMAGAGGGGAPGEPDNDLLEDNDSIEYDEDEWGANNGSTPLEEEYINDDTDSTEDA
- the tmem65 gene encoding transmembrane protein 65; translation: MLKLCLRRVLRPVGQNSPSRRLGTREPREPLTSATRAKDFIYRLQPAERTCLLRQLQSFESVALTQGTLEPSPPTADQTRYILFHNAVPFIGFGFLDNAIMIAAGTQIELSIGVTLGISTMAAAAWGNLVSDLAGLGLAGYVEVLAVKLGMSGPDLSPKQADMWQSRVSSHLGKAIGVSIGCILGMFPLFFMSDEKEKRRRRRRRRRRRRRHTLLPPNA